taaattttattaaatttctaaaaaataattttttcaagaaGACACGTGTCATGCCCGACCCCAAACCACTCTCTGAACTCCCACGCGTTCAACCGACCCGAATAGACCCGACCCGGGACTGCGTTAACTTCAAATTCGACTATAAAACCCCGAGCAGCTCCGTCCCTCTCTTCACCCAAAAAGTCCCCCTTCTTCTTTCGACCTCTTTCAACCGTTGAACCCTTTCGAGCTTCGTCATGGCGACACCCGTCTCCCCAATTCCGATGCTGAAGGACGAGCTCGACATCGTCATCCCCACCATTCGGAACCTTGACTTCTTGGAGCAGTGGAGGCCGTTCTTTCAGCCTTACCATTTGATCATCGTTCAAGATGGTGATCCTTCCAAGATCATTAAGGTCCCCGAAGGCTTTGATTACGAACTCTACAACAGAAACGACATCAACAGGATTTTGGGTCCCAAGGCTTCCTGCATATCCTTCAAGGACTCTGCTTGCAGGTGCTTCGGTTTCATGGTCTCCAAGAAGAAGTATATTTACACCATTGATGATGATTGCTTTGTAAGTATAAcactttttctttatcttctccGTTGGAGTTTTTGTGGAGAAAGTTTGGATCTTTGCTAGATTTGAGTCGAATTGTTTTACTTTTTGGATCTGGGTTGTTTTGATTTTGGTGGAAGTTTGGATCTTGGCATCTATGTGGTTTTGCTAGTGTCAGTTACTGTACAAACTGCTGTTTTGTAATCTAGTGTTGAATAGATCTGACTTCAAGTCTTTGCAGTTATGATGCCGTTCTCCTCATAATTGAACTTTTTTGATTCTTATTGgttatctaaatattttagaaagagtTTTCGTATGCTGTACTATGAAttgtaatctttgaaatttgatccCTAGATGCATATGTAAACTAGTTCAAGCATGATTGTTTTAGAGTGCTGGCATTCGTTTAACTTCACATGTTCATTGGCCTTTCGGCTTAATTTGAACTCTTATTGAGATCCAGTAGTAGTATGTTGTTtattgtaatttgattgcctcAATGTTTAGGTGCAAATGCTTTGTTTAGGTTTTGCAATGACATGGTTTGTGGATTGAAGTTTTTTGAGTCTTGCTGTGTTGCAGGTTGCAAAAGACCCTTCGGGCAAGGACATCAATGCCCTGGAGCAGCATATAAAGAGCCTTCTGACTCCATCCACCCCATTTTTCTTCAATACCCTGTATGATCCATACAGAGCAGGGGCTGATTTTGTACGTGGCTATCCATTCAGTCTCCGTGAGGGTGTCTCCACAGCCGTTTCTCATGGTCTCTGGCTTAACATCCCAGATTATGATGCTCCCACCCAACTTGTCAAGCCTCATGAGAGAAATACTAGGTAGAAAATTTATTCA
This sequence is a window from Mangifera indica cultivar Alphonso chromosome 20, CATAS_Mindica_2.1, whole genome shotgun sequence. Protein-coding genes within it:
- the LOC123203851 gene encoding probable UDP-arabinopyranose mutase 2, with protein sequence MATPVSPIPMLKDELDIVIPTIRNLDFLEQWRPFFQPYHLIIVQDGDPSKIIKVPEGFDYELYNRNDINRILGPKASCISFKDSACRCFGFMVSKKKYIYTIDDDCFVAKDPSGKDINALEQHIKSLLTPSTPFFFNTLYDPYRAGADFVRGYPFSLREGVSTAVSHGLWLNIPDYDAPTQLVKPHERNTRYVDAVMTIPKGTLFPMCGMNLAFNRELIGPAMYFGLMGDGQPIGRYDDMWAGWCTKVICDHLGLGVKTGLPYIWHSKASNPFVNLRKEYKGIFWQEELIPFFQTTTLPKECTSVQNCYIELSKQVKEKLGKLDEYFIKLADAMVTWIEAWDELNPSG